ATTAACTCATTTAAATGCTCCTGATTGTTTAGGGTCTTTTGATTTCATGCAAAACTTCAAAAAGAGGTCTCTCCCATCAACCGGCTTTAGTTTAGATTTTTCCTATTAAGAAAACTTTAACACATAAAGGAAAAGCTGAGTCATAGTAATAAGAATAGTGTGAACCTTGATCTTAGATTAGAGTGTCTGCTGTTAAATCACCTCTAAAGACACTATTTCATAGACAGGATTTTTTACACTGTGCTCTGAGCTCTTTATAATCCTCCCCGTGTAAGCCACTTTAATTTCAGCTCAAGTTTCTCTCCTGTTCAGACATCAGATAAGAGCAGGGTCACAAGTTTACGTGCACAGCTGTAACTTCTCACCTCTGCAGTTTATTTAACCCTGTCATTGAGGGATcgttttcattctgtttttgtaatttataaGATGCAAAACATTTATACTCTGTTTGCGGGTTAGGGGTTGCATTGAAGCGAAGACATCCGTTTGAAAATTCAGAAATATTCAAACTttgctgaaagaaaaaagaaatcctctTCACGGGGTTAAAAGATATGTTACTCAACCTGGCAGGTGAGGAAATGTGCATCATGCTAATTGTTATACTGCAGCTCCCTCTAGCGGGTAAAGTACATACTGCTCTGCAGCTCATGAAGACAAAGGTTTAATTTGAGAGAAAAATGTCTTGTGTCAAAGATAAATTCGTCCAAAAATGATTCTTGCAAATGTCAAATGAAGTCGAAATAATTAAATCATCAGAAAATATAAGAGTATTTGtgctgcagcctgcagccaTTACATCTACTCCACTACATTCatcatttattgtgtttttaagatttatgaAGATGCAGGtaaatacatgaaaaatgtttttttgttttgttttgttcttcaaCTCTTCAAATCACATTTGATTTGAATAATTCATGTGAACACCCAAACGTGTTGCCAAGTCCGCTTGTTATAAGAAactttgggcttgttttgcTCCTTGTATAAACCTCGACTGTTTCTCTCCCACCTCTTCACAATAAAGCAAAACATGAACTCGATAGTTAGTTTGTCCGTTTCCTTGGTAACCCTGGTAACCTTGGTAACCCCCCAACACAAACACCAGATGTAGaattgaaacacacacacactatccagGTTACACAAAAACAGGccagaaataattaaaaactacaaaacaacaaccatAAACAATCACAAGCTAATCACCACAAAAAGCTGCTGTTGACTTACCAAAATCtttcagttttgaaaaaaaaacacgacagCCGCTGTTTTTCTTgcgtttccatggtaacagtaGCTGAATCTTGCTAGCTAGCAGTGGACTGCAAACTTTAGTTAACACGACAAATCAGATCTCTTCACACAGCACATGAAGTATCTTAAATAGTTAACTTACAGTTTGAATACAGCTTGTTGAGACAGCCATCTTCATcaccttcctcttcatcttccatGTTTAGGatcactatctctctctctctcttcaactaTCAAGATGGCAGTCCATGTTATTCATGCGTTCTTGATTCAAAGATGTTTCAAATTAGAGACAAATGTACATCAAtatgaaatcaataaaatacagtaagaTAAAAAATGGATGATACAAATAAGATGATAAAAGGGAGAGATATTGaagttgttttgaaaaatgagaCAATGTTTGAAGAATGTGTTAATTAATGaagaatatattttatatatatccataaaggaagaaaacatgtattaaaaaaaagtttaactaATATACACTGTCaaaaaaagccagaaaaatATCAATATAAATGAATAGAATACAAATATTGTCTGTAAACATGTGAAATACTTGTATATTGTTAACATGAACGtctatggggattgactcacttttggtgccagcctcaagtggacacttacataactgcagtttttggtacTTCTGGTTTTTGgtattgaaacatttaaaaattgaCTTAAGTCACATCATGCGCAAACTATTAAAATAACTCTTGATCAGTTTTAATATTTATgtcaaaaataatataaatataatccTTCTAACAAACACAACCCTGAATATGTTGAATTATCACACAGGCATGTGAATGCAccacagacacaacatgtttacacaTCTGTAGTTTTTATTATCTGTACAGAAGGCCGtttaaacatcaacatttaaaatgtaatcacacTGTATCTTTTAAACAGAGCATTTACTCATGTTTCTATGATCATTTGAAACAATTGAGTTTAGtacattattatttacaaaagaaaacattaaataaagtgTTAGCCTTAATTATGTCATATGTACAAAGTATTCAGATCTGTTCCACATGTTGGTTCATCTCCTGAACTTCTGTTCAGTCTGATGTGATCCAGTTtacagtctctgtgtgtttttgcgtCATGTGTTCACACTGTGGAGGGTTTCATCAGGGCCTGATCCCCAAACAGCTGCTTGAAGTGAAccacatgctcctcacagtgcTCTCCtggagacacagacagaaagaagtaCACGTTTTAAACAGTGCCGTCAGCTGACAACCCAATATCTATTTGAAATGAGAGCATTCACTTATCTAATGGCATTAATCctgtgctattttgtccctttaagtGCACCGTAGTTAAGCCACCGCACTGACAGCAGCGTCTCCCTGTCagcacagtgatggaaaagaacgagACCTCTCCGCCTCCAAATGACTGATTTcacttcatttcatttcatttgatgagtgaaaagtaatatccaccatCAGTAAAACTGTACTTGGATTTAAATTTAGATGACgttgtgttttctctcaccTGGGTTGAAGCCTGGACTTCCTCTCAGCCGTTGGTTCCTCTGCTGGAACGACCTGAACACGGTATAGAACAACATCTGGTCCTCGGTCTGCCGCGCTGCGTCCAGAAACTTCCTGGCCGAAACATTGTCATGGCCACCTGAGAAAACCAGTTTTAGATCTTTCAAATAATAATCTATATTGGTTACagctaaataaattaaaatatccCCCAAAAAGATTTTTCTTGGGATAGAATTTGAACATCAACGTACCGACGCTGCGGATGAATCTGAGCGCGCCCAGAACCTGCTGCTTTGACAGCAGAACTTCAACGATCTCGTCGTTGGCTGTGGAGAGACGCTGAAAACGCacgaaaataaatcaaattgactgaatttaaattttgtatcatcatcatcatgttcttgTGTTTGATACCTTCAACATGTCCAGAGAGAGCTGGTGAGCAGGAGGATACGTACTCTCCAGCGATAGAAGCAAACAAGCCTGAACACAAATGCTCACaataagagaaacacaaactgcaaaaacaaactaGACTGACCTTTTTGAAGAAAAGTTTTGATTTACCGTTGAAAAAATATGTTCATCTTTTTGAGCTGAAATCGTTTCTCAGTGATTTAATCTGTTTCATCGCTTGCAACTATtagttttgtcattttttaggtctgacttcttgttttgaaaaataattcaCATATATGATCAAATGTTACAGGCCTTGTTTCACACTTCTTCTGTGGCATATAATGACTTTAAAATCTTTTGCTTAGGATTCAGACTGAACTACTTTTGTGAGTTTGGGTGTGAACTCACCAGAGGTTTGGAGTCACTGAGGACGTGATACTGCAGGAACTGATGCAGCATGTAGAAGAGGTTGTGCTGCACCAACGTCTTGATCACCAGCTCGTACAGGTAATGCTGAAAAATACAAACCAGAcaatcttcatttttttaatgaaacgtTTGTGTGAAATGATGTCATAATCAGTTCATGGATTTAGGAGAGCTTGTGAGAGATCACAGAAACCTTAAAGAACCAAAATCTCAAATCTGTAGGTGGAAATAATTTAACGTTAAAGTCAAAGTTGAAAGCATTGGCATTACCTTTGCATCCTCAGTATTTGAATACGTAGAGGGAAGTGTGTTATTACCTGAACAGTGACCTGAAACTGGTTCAGAGAGCGGATGTACTCCATCAGCACGGCGATGATGAATTTATGAGAGACTCCCTGCAGAATAAAGAGACAAATCATTTTCTCTTTCGgtattgttcttttctttcagtCTCTAAAAGCAGTTTGGTTTGTTATTTTgaatttgactgttttctgcTGGAAACAAAGGATTAGAattataatcattattattatttattaccTTCCTCTCTGTGAAGTTGGACAGGACGTGTGTGTACATGTCTGATTGGTCGATGACCGCCTGAGTTCTGACCGGACGTTTCTGCGCAGAGTTTCCTCGACTCGGACCGGACTCCATCGCCTGCGAAcacatacaaatatacaaacaccTCAAATATTCAAATTTTACAGAGTCAAATAAGTGTAGGATTGTCACTCACCACAGTGTAGGTCTGCTCCGCCTCCAGGTACTCCTTATACACCTGGTTCAGTTTGTCGAACACAGTCGCCACAACAGGAAGACTTCCCTTCTCCCCGCCCTCCAGAACTGAGAACAAGACGGACATTTCTGCTTAATTTCTCTGAAGTTTTAATGTcagagtttgtttacattttttattgaagcaacagagtcctatgtacgacactataatgagaatatttgcctttatgtcAATTCcatgtgtagttcaacagaataacaatatcaacaaagagtgaagaagaacatactggaaaacagaaaacataacgCAGCAGTTGAATTATGTGCACACAGATAATATCACCGCCTGCAGACAGTCTGTGGTAGTGCATCGATCGCAGGAATTAAATGTCACCACCCTCTCCCACTCAATCGAGCTGAATTTTCCCAATTCTATCCTGCtatgttctcacatcagctcactcaggcTTTTTGCTGAAAAATTACTAGGaagctggcaggagaaactctggaaaaATAGTgcaaaaatgtgtctgtttgtattcacacatgcagctcaccccgaGACTTTGGGAAAGCAGTTTTGTTGAAGAGAAAAAGCAGTAAGACAGACAGACGTACTCTGAGAGCAGACGGACAGGATGACCATCTTGCAGTCTCGCCGTCGTAACAGGAAGTCCATCAATTTGCCTTTGTCCTGCAGGAGGTTGACTGTTGGAGGCAACTTCACCTGCAAATACCACAAATACcctgaaacagacagagagagagattcttcaagtttcatgttttaatattcatatttatgAAATGCAAATTTGTTTAAAGATTTGTTCCCAAACTCCCAGTTTCAGAAACTTTTAGATCCAATgtcatgtaaaacattttatatgtATCTGCATAAGAGCGTTTTATTTACCTTGATTATTTAGGTAGAgggacagattttttttaaatgactgataTTCACTGGTCAGGGCAGACAACATCTGCTGCTGGAAGCATGTGTGTCTTTACCTTATTTCCTCAAATAAAAGCTTGAtctaaaataaaagcctgatcCTAAATCCCATTGCCAGAGCCCATTGCAGAGgaccaaaacaaataaagtagaggCGAGCCTGAAATGCAGGTCAGGTAAAAATCCAGAGGGAATACTCTCCTGATCTCTGTCAAATTTTCTGCATGCCAATTAATCTGATAAATTCAACAATAAATTATGCAATTTTCTATATCACCTGGTTTTGGATCACCCATCAAGGTCACTTTGTGTTCATTATCTTTGCCCCTCTGTATTTTGTAGTAACACGCATGTGCCACAAGATGGGAGCAGCAACATAAGAGCGCTGCATTAGAAGCTGAACACATTTCCCACTACAGGTTCCCTAAGAATGTGTTTCTGTCTACtgcaaaggaaacaaacaacaaacttaGAGCTCAAAACAAGTCCTTGTTcataaaaacagtcaaatattGATTATAAGCAGGGAAAAGATAAAACAGATTGTCTCTAATAAAAGTATGCCAGTACCCTCTGAAGTACTTAAATAAATGCTCAAACTAAAGGTAATACGGTATGGATGCTGGTGTCTGTTTCCTCACCTTCACTGGCACTGATGATGATTTCAGGCTGGAAGACGCTCCAGGAGGAAGAGTCTACAGTGATGGTTAAAGGCCAACATGATAACAAGTTTTTAATACAcgcaaaaaaaacagacgacTACGCTTCTagagttgaaaaaataaaataccgTAAAACTTGTATTAGAGGGGAAAGGATACAGAGCTGACAGGGAACAGGAGGCTGAGAGGGAACCACAGCCGGACCTGGAAATGGAAGATTCaagaaaaatagaacagatcACTTTtaattgtgtgagtgtgtgtttatgtgtgtgtctgacggTGTGTGTACTAAGTACCTGAGAGTGGTATCCTGTAGGGGTGTATGGAGCGAGCGGGGAGGACAGGCTGGTGTGTGTTGACGGCACAATCCGGCTCCTTTAGCTTGATGTCGAAGATCAGAGAtgtctgagacacacacacacacacacacacagacagaaaaagaatatAGGTGAAATCCTGGCTGTGATGATGTTTGCagccatgtttgtgagctgtacATCGGGATGGTGACGCTTCCtggtctgctcgctctcattaaAAATAAGGTCAAACCTGTGTGCTCTGATGGTGAACCACCACCAGGTTGTCGACGATGTTCAGAGCAAATTTTCCAGTCGTGTTCAGCTTCAACACGTGACTCTTCTTACACGCACcctctctgaacacacacacacaaaaacagacagtggTAAATGAGACGGCTTCAATTTAAGTATCAGAACTTTTCAAATGCATTTACATTATACATAGATACATTTTACAGCCAGTCTCGCAAGAAAGTGAAAAAGGacaggaagaaaaatcaattcaattcaattcaaacattATTAATTGGTTTGAAGCAgtttgaacataaaaaaaacaaaaacaaacaaataaaagttataaacaacaaaatgccaacgtgtgtgtgtgtgtgtgtgtttttaccttgGTAAATGATACAGCACTACCTCTGCACTGGGACTGTTGGCTGTTCTGGAGTGATGCTTCAGATACATGACAAACAGCTGACCAtaactacagagagagagagagagagagagagagagagagagagagagagagagagagagagagagagagagagagagagagagagagagagagagagagagacagagagacagagagagacatagagagagagacacacagagagagagagagacacagagagaaagagagacacagagagagagagagagagagagagagagagagagagagagagaaacagagagagagagagagagagagaaacagagagagagagacagaaagagagagacagagagacagagagagagagagagagagagagagagagagagagacagagacagaaagagagagacagagagagagagagagagagagagagagagagagagagacagagagagaaggagagagagacagagagaggaataaAGATGAATCTGAGAAATGTTGAGATCAAGAAGTCAATCCACAATGGACATCAGCATCAAGACAACCTACATGGTTGCCATGGCGATGTCTCTTTCCGACAGGCTGAGTTTGGCAGGTTTGGGTACAACAGGCAGCTCGATCTCAAACTTGGACATCTTGGACATGGTCCcattctgaaaaaaacaaacaaacaaaaggtgatgtacaaatacaaacattgaaaCCTGCACTGTAAGCTAGAATGCGTTTCACTGtataaaacaaagtcacaaGGGTTCAGTTATCACCTGTTCAAGCAATAgtgaattatattttttatcatGTTGGGTAAGAAAACTGAGCCTACTGTGAGCCAGTATAAACGATATTAAATCTACTAACATAACAAAGCTCAGAAACATGACATGGTTCAGATGaattgtgtttcactgtgtgtgtgctgacccTGAAGGCGAAGGGCTGCAGGATGTTTCCCTGCACGGTGGTGGAGAGCAGGATGACGGCGGTCTCCGGACAGTACTGGTACCAGTTCACGTTAATGCTCTGACTCTTCAGCAGCTTCAGGCTTCGTTTGTCTGGAAACACCTGAAGAGAAAAACCCGATCACAAGACTCACTGTCAGCTGTGTCAGCTCTGTGACGttctacacacaacacaaaagacGGCTGTTTGATTTCACTTTCTATAGTGTCATTTACAAACGATATGCCTAGCCCAAAACAAActaataaacattaaaataatgtcattttttttctaattgcGTCCATACTACATGGTCAGTTATTTCTACAGATGGTTTTTAATTCAGCTTCCACAGAGACAGCACAAAGCTCTGCAGCCCTGGAGAAGTCTGCATGTTACACCGAAGAAAAACCGATGTGGCAGTGACGCCAGACAGGTGTTTTTGTCCATTAATTTCAGGGCCTCTCTGTATAATGATGAAAAGAACTTAGATTAGAAggaatgcagctttaaataaCCTTGAACTGGATTCACTTCACTTTCAGTCTTTACCAAAAACGATGATGTTCTGTTACCTGGTAGAACTCAATCCCCTGGTCGGTGATGAAGACGATCTCGTTCCAGGTGGTCCAACAGAAACCCAAAACATTAGCGTTCTTCGTCTGCagaacaaaaagcacaaaaaaaaacgacatttcAAGCACCGTAACACAGCTGCTCTTTAtatatcagcttcagtttttctCATCTGAAAACTTCAACCGTCAGTGAACAGGAAGGAGAGCCCTTTCAAAATTCAAAAGAGAATTCGATATGTAGCATACCTTGCATTCCTGGGTGAACTCTGTGTGTGGATAGTCGGGGATGAAGT
This is a stretch of genomic DNA from Labrus bergylta chromosome 20, fLabBer1.1, whole genome shotgun sequence. It encodes these proteins:
- the rmc1 gene encoding regulator of MON1-CCZ1 complex, producing MTEEHYLELCENPVQFEHASSVNNVFFDEANKQVFAVRSGGATGVVVKGPDDKSSVAFRMDDKGEVKCIKFSIGNKILAVQRTLKSVDFINFIPDYPHTEFTQECKTKNANVLGFCWTTWNEIVFITDQGIEFYQVFPDKRSLKLLKSQSINVNWYQYCPETAVILLSTTVQGNILQPFAFRNGTMSKMSKFEIELPVVPKPAKLSLSERDIAMATIYGQLFVMYLKHHSRTANSPSAEVVLYHLPREGACKKSHVLKLNTTGKFALNIVDNLVVVHHQSTQTSLIFDIKLKEPDCAVNTHQPVLPARSIHPYRIPLSGPAVVPSQPPVPCQLYSSSWSVFQPEIIISASEGYLWYLQVKLPPTVNLLQDKGKLMDFLLRRRDCKMVILSVCSQILEGGEKGSLPVVATVFDKLNQVYKEYLEAEQTYTVAMESGPSRGNSAQKRPVRTQAVIDQSDMYTHVLSNFTERKGVSHKFIIAVLMEYIRSLNQFQVTVQHYLYELVIKTLVQHNLFYMLHQFLQYHVLSDSKPLACLLLSLESTYPPAHQLSLDMLKRLSTANDEIVEVLLSKQQVLGALRFIRSVGGHDNVSARKFLDAARQTEDQMLFYTVFRSFQQRNQRLRGSPGFNPGEHCEEHVVHFKQLFGDQALMKPSTV